Proteins found in one Silene latifolia isolate original U9 population unplaced genomic scaffold, ASM4854445v1 scaffold_20.1, whole genome shotgun sequence genomic segment:
- the LOC141638422 gene encoding geraniol 8-hydroxylase-like, whose translation MDYLTLVLCLLPICFAIHFLFSTAKKDSRVLPPGPPPLPFVGNLFSLGNKPHISLAELSKTYGPLMMLRLGLVPTVIISSSTMAREALQKNDISFSTRNIVDALCAYKHNENSVAWLPYSTEWRNLRKVCNSQVFSTSRLDASQSLRKSKVKHLLSYVEKCSEAGLAVEFAQAAFTTTLNLLSSTFFSMDMGDPTSEFARQFRVTIRGIMEEVGKPNVVDYYPIFKLIDPQGIRRRTEFHFGKMMDLFNSLIDQRLKGQRPAGATKDFDALDALLGIHQEKAEEIPKSQVPNLLVVNNSSSLLTGRPWCIQVA comes from the coding sequence ATGGATTACCTGACACTTGTGCTGTGTCTTCTACCAATATGCTTTGCAATCCACTTCCTCTTTTCAACAGCAAAGAAAGATTCCAGGGTGCTACCACCAGGTCCTCCCCCTCTACCCTTCGTTGGTAACCTCTTTAGCCTAGGCAACAAGCCACACATTTCCCTGGCTGAGCTATCCAAGACTTATGGCCCACTCATGATGCTCCGGCTAGGCCTGGTTCCAACCGTGATCATTTCATCATCAACCATGGCTAGAGAAGCCCTTCAAAAGAACGACATTTCCTTCTCTACCCGGAATATTGTTGACGCCCTTTGTGCATACAAACATAATGAAAACTCAGTAGCCTGGTTGCCATATTCGACAGAATGGCGAAACCTGCGTAAAGTCTGCAATTCTCAAGTATTTTCCACCAGTAGACTCGATGCCAGTCAAAGCCTTAGAAAAAGTAAGGTCAAACATCTTCTTTCCTATGTTGAGAAGTGTAGTGAGGCTGGTTTAGCAGTGGAGTTTGCACAAGCAGCCTTCACTACTACTCTTAATTTGTTATCTAGCACCTTTTTCTCAATGGACATGGGAGATCCTACGTCGGAATTTGCCCGTCAATTTAGAGTCACTATACGGGGAATCATGGAGGAAGTAGGGAAACCCAACGTGGTAGATTATTATCCGATATTTAAATTAATAGACCCACAAGGGATAAGACGACGCACGGAGTTTCACTTTGGGAAGATGATGGATCTCTTCAACAGCCTGATTGATCAGCGGTTGAAGGGCCAGAGACCAGCAGGGGCAACTAAAGATTTTGATGCTCTTGATGCATTGTTAGGCATTCATCAAGAAAAAGCTGAAGAAATACCAAAATCACAAGTTCCTAACTTGTTGGTGGTAAATAACTCTTCTTCCCTGTTAACAGGTCGTCCATGGTGTATACAGGTCGCATGA
- the LOC141638338 gene encoding geraniol 8-hydroxylase-like — translation MDYFTSMLYLLISIPVIYLLLSMSKKGRESNPRKPPPGIPFFGNLFGLGTVPHITLAKLAKTYGLLMSLRLGRLSAVVISSPAMAQEAYIKNGIFIYNCYIIDAVCALNHHEKTVGWVPMGRKWRNLRKVCNSQIFSTSKLGLQYSCLGFKPRSLVSPDLFAGGTDTTATIVEWTMAELLRNPGKMEKAQAELQEIIGKGNPVEESDITRLPYLQAVVKEAFRMHPPVS, via the exons ATGGATTACTTCACTAGCATGCTCTATCTTCTAATATCAATTCCTGTAATATACTTGCTACTGTCAATGTCGAAGAAAGGCCGTGAATCGAACCCCAGGAAGCCACCACCTGGTATACCCTTCTTTGGAAACCTCTTTGGGCTTGGCACCGTGCCTCATATCACCTTGGCTAAACTAGCCAAGACCTATGGCCTTCTCATGAGTCTCCGGTTGGGTCGCCTCTCGGCTGTGGTCATTTCTTCACCTGCCATGGCCCAAGAAGCCTACATAAAGAACGGCATTTTCATCTACAACTGCTACATCATTGATGCAGTTTGCGCCCTTAACCACCATGAAAAAACAGTTGGATGGGTCCCTATGGGGCGCAAATGGCGAAACCTAAGAAAAGTCTGCAATTCCCAAATTTTCTCAACCAGTAAACTTGGATTACAGTACTCCTGTTTGGGTTTCAAGCCTAGGTCATTAGTATCACCA GACCTTTTTGCAGGAGGAACTGACACAACAGCAACCATTGTGGAATGGACGATGGCAGAGTTACTTCGCAATCCAGGAAAAATGGAGAAGGCGCAAGCAGAGCTCCAAGAAATCATTGGAAAAGGAAATCCAGTTGAAGAATCGGATATTACCAGGCTGCCATACCTACAGGCTGTTGTGAAAGAAGCCTTCAGAATGCACCCACCAGTGAGTTAA